The Capsicum annuum cultivar UCD-10X-F1 chromosome 1, UCD10Xv1.1, whole genome shotgun sequence sequence agaaaaaaataattaactttatctttatttgtaaaataatagataatttgagacaactatttttaaaaattatgacggtgagacggagggagtagataagaaccaaaaaaaaaaaaaagcaaggtagtcactttatcttaatttaaatatgagGGCCaagttttataaagaaaatttccctttttatttctttttgaaaattttgaaatttattgaaatagtatttcctttattttgtcaCATTATTGTTTAAATTGACTATCAGAAAGTTACATGATGACTCTTTGCTGAATTGTCTAATCTGTTAactactttttttttggttttgttttaattatttcacTTATAAATTAAGTAGTGGGgaagttttcatgattttattactatGCTTTGAGTAAAACTTTACACATGCAAGTTAATCATCAAACTCCTTTAATTGATTtgccatttttcttttttaactaaTCTTTTTTTTTGACATGAATTAGGCTTTTTTCTTCCAGAAATAAAATCTACACATTTCTTAAGTGTGACATAAATTAAACTACCAACATGGTTGTGGTGCAACGGATGGGGCTACTCCACCCTTAACcggaggtcgagggttcgaccctggacATGGAGAAAACACTGTTAGGAGCGCTACCCCCGAATGGGGTCGTACCCGGCGCGAATCtgaattagtcgggctccaattaGGGTACCAAACATCggatgggaaacaaaaaaaaaagacataaattaGACTGTTTTATATTCAGAAATATTTGAAAAGATAATATTCATAGAAAACattgtttgaaattttaaaagagaaaaggGTCACAAGAATAACCTTATAGTTCATTTATTAGAGCAGATGAATCATCTTATTTCACTTAAAAGTATAAATCATACATGATCTATGTTGCTTCGACTCTCTTAAAATGTTGCTGTAgtcgtgtcggatccttcaaaaatgcacttacatttggagaatccgacatgtATCTgtcatttttgaagagtccgaacaACATAGTACATGGtaatctctcttttttttctttgtatcaCCTCTTGGATCACTTGATGTCGTTACAAAAAcctaatgaaataatataaacatCTGATGATTTTAacagaagaaaatgaaaatgatatttgttttggttagTCTGTTTGCTCATTAGCAGTCAATCTTCAAGTCTTCAGGCCATCCAAATTCCTCCAGAAGTGCCAGTACAACACCATTTGACCAGCCGAAACCCGTCTGcattgaaaaaaaatgaagaaaattctCAACACGATGTCTATTTCAGTCAGAGTCGAAGATAGGATTTTGAGTTTATAGGTCCTGGATTCGATAAAAGATAACTTAATGGgttgataaattatttatacatattaagTTGATTATTTAACACAAATACAGCGTCTAGGACTAAGCTATTGGGTTCTGCCGAACTTGTAAGCAGAACTGTAGCTCCGTCTCCGAGTTCAGAAACACTTGTCTAACTAGATTTACCTCTCAAAACTTACTGGATTTTCTGAAGTAGAATTTTGTTTTGTATGATAGCTACAGCACAACATTATTAGTGAAACAAAAGCACTTGATTATGCAAATGTTATGTATATCATTTGCCAACAAGTCACTTTGACAATCAAATATTTCACCTTGAACAGAGAGAGCAATAGTAGAACCAACTGTTAGAACTGTGTAATTCGTTAAGAAATGAGACATTTGCTTTTCCGAGGACAACAACAAcgtacccagtgtatttccacctagtggagtctggggaggataaaatgtacacagtccataccactacctacggagaagtagaaagacagtttccgatagacccccggctcaagacaaaaggaTAGTAAATACAGTCGTAATAAAACACAAGACAAGGTGAAATAACAGAAAATACGACACACACAAAGCAGTGTTATAAACTACCAAACCGCCAGCTCACACCCCCACCCCTCCAAGCTAGAGACTCCACCCTATGTGCAAAGTTCTACGACTACTAGCAAGGTCACCCCAAAGCACAACTACTTGTAGCAAAACTAAACTTAGTAACAAAACTAAAATTCAGGTAAATTAACGGATGCCAAAATTGCATCCTGCACTTACTTGGGGTTTATATTCACCACCACCTCCATATGCTCCACATTCTGTGACATCATATTTTTCATGCATAGTGCCGGTTTTCTTGTAAGTCACACAGTTAGTCTTTAACCAACGAACAGCAATGTCTTCAGCTAAGGCTTTTGCCTCTACTAGTCCGGATCTTGAGAGACCTTCAATGATTATGTGTTGAAGAGGAGCCCAACCATTCGGAAAATCCCTGTTGTAGAAAAATATGAGATATCAAAGATTAAAAGGCACGGTAATATTGCAAATCTCTACTTTATTTAATAAGAGTTAAAAACAAGCTATGTACCATTGCTGTCCAGTCTTAGACAAGGTCATTGCAATCCCTGCAGGTTGAAGCAAGCCCGAGCTCCGGAGACTTTGAACTACTTTCTGAGTTGTGATATTATCTATAATTATAACAAAGCAGAAACATCATTAGACGCTCAAATAGTGATGTCTATATCCATAAATATCACTTGGAAAATTCTACTAATTTTGGGACCAAAACAAGATGAGACATAAACTTATTTCTTGTAAAATTTGATAAGACAAGACAACATCATCGATAGTCTAAGTTgcacggactcttcacttttgatgccgcacccatgttagattcatcaaaaatacactactttggGCGAATCCTACACGCACCCATTGATATTTTTAatgagtccgagcaacatagtcaATAGTCCAAACAAGTCCAGGGTCAAAAATTTAGCAGTTCAACGATGGAAAATAACTCTATTAGTCCGACCCAAGGACCAGTGATAAATTTTCATGTGTTTAAGTTCAGTTTATTCTTTTCTCGGTGAATGTTATAGGTATTAAATTTGTAAAGGTTTCATTCAGAGAGATGAAGCTATGTTTGACATGCAAAGTCCTACAATTTCACAGCTTAAATCCCCTGAGAATGGGAGATTACAGAGAAAAAGACATTAGAGGTAAGAGGATGTAGACCTGATCTTAAAGTTTCAGTCCACAAAGGAACAAAGTTAGAGGCAAAGGACTTCTTGTTCTGGTGCAAATCGTCCCATTTATAAATATCCTAAAATCACAAACAAGTTAAACAAAACTTAGGATGCTTTAGTTTGTCAAGGTGAGAAGACATCTTCAAGAATTGACGCAAGATATACCACCTCGGCTGTGTTGCTGTTTCCAAGCCAGTAATCAAGCCATTGCCCCATCTCTGCATTCCATAAGATACTGTTCATCGCCTTTTGTCTGTTTTGAGAAGCTTCTGTATAATGTGTAACCGTGCTACTTTCTCCAATAAGATTTGCTAGAAAAGCTATGTCGAGTTCCATCTATTACACAAATTGAAAAGCTCAGGTTATATGCAAGGTCCCATTTATAAGGCGTAATTTTCAGAGATTCCACAAATTACCTTCAGAAGGAATGCATTCAAATCAACTGGTAGAATTGATGTTGTACTAGTCGTTGTGAGATCAGATTTGTTCCTGCAACAGCAGATAAAACCAGTCGTGCTTTATATTATCAAACTATAACGAAAATATATGAACAATAACACTGCTTTGCAACTTCTGAAATTTGATACCGCATCCATCTTGAACTGAAATCCCATCCACTTTCAGCAGCTGACGCTAGCTGACGATATAATTCTCTCTTTTCACATATATTGGGGAGTTTAGAAGCTGTTTCACTATCCTAtatcaaatttcaaaaacaaaaagaatgtATAGTTTACATTGGTAAGAAGACCATGATATGCCAATTCAAAAGGAAATGAGCTAGCAGCGCCATACAATAGTTGATGATTCTGGTCGGGGTTTATTCCACATAGCATAGTACCGACTCAAGCTGTGGTTTGATCCCTGAGCGTCTTGAATAGTCACTTTATGTATTCCTTGAACAAAAAAGAAGTGGAAAAAGACAAATAAGTAAATCTTCTGTAGGCTTCCGATAAAAAGCAATTCAGCCGGAGAACTATAACAAAGCCTAAAAATTATAGTAAATTCAAAAGTAAAGGCAACAGACTATTCAATAGGAACCGGAAAAACAAGATAGTACCTGAATTCCAAAAGTGATACTCCTTCAGCAAAGAGGGAAGGGATCTTGTAACCAAATCTAAATCACCTGTCCGTTCGTATATTTCAACAATCATCGCGGCCAGGACAGGTGGCTGACTGAACATGTGAAACAAAAGATACAATTAGCGTAGCATGAAAGAGAAAATACATGACACTGGACTCTCATACATCCATAACTTATACACAGTCAGTCCTATTTAGTTTTTTCTAGCCAATAACCAACACACCACCCGCACCCCTCAGAAACCAACAACAAAAATAGCAGTGAGAGGATAAATCACAGTAAAATAAGACCGAAGTACAAGAGGAGATCCTGATTTTCCAGGAAAATAACTAAGGTAAGAAAGAGATGTCATTACTCCCTGCAACCGTTTATGTGCATGATTCAAAAAGGGATAAATCTAGAAGTTAAGCTGGTTTGCATGTTCTATTGGTAGCATTTACAGAAAAAAATCATTCAAAGTTGGTTTGAAATGTTACGAAAGCTGAAACTTTTGCATAATggaaatacatacatacatgttaaAGCATCTAAAAAGCTGTAAGCTTGACGAATCAATACATAAAGAATGCACTTGCCTTCTGTTACTGTAGTATGCTCTTGCACCATTAAGAACATAGCCAAATTGATCTATCAGAGAAATAAGATTATACACAATCCCCTTAGCAGTTTCATACATCTTGCTTGCTAACAAACCCCTGCATCACAAATATGTATAATGTATAAGATTTTCTCGGAGCAAGGGAGAACTATTAAAAGAACAAAAGGTGCACCAGCTTCAGGAAGTATCACATCAAGCGATTTTGCTACATGATTAGTTCATATAGAACACCTAACGATGAGACTAGATTGATGTTCAGCTAGTTAATTTAAGTCTACAACAAAGAAAAGATTGCTTATTTGTCAAAAAAGTATGCCTCAAGAATATACTTATATTCttgtaaagt is a genomic window containing:
- the LOC107863832 gene encoding probable trehalase (The sequence of the model RefSeq protein was modified relative to this genomic sequence to represent the inferred CDS: added 249 bases not found in genome assembly); amino-acid sequence: MNMIKAESCAKGPVIPTAPLVVFLEKVQETALQVYGHKGFDPKLFVDMSLRQNLEVTVEAFNKIPRTVNGSVLKNDLDGFIGKYLGGADEDLVYVEPVDYVVEPEGFLPKVKNTEVRAWALEVHSLWKNLSRKVSDHVLEKPELYTLLPLKNPVIIPGSRFKEVYYWDSYWVIRGLLASKMYETAKGIVYNLISLIDQFGYVLNGARAYYSNRSQPPVLAAMIVEIYERTGDLDLVTRSLPSLLKEYHFWNSGIHKVTIQDAQGSNHSLSRYYAMWNKPRPESSTIDSETASKLPNICEKRELYRQLASAAESGWDFSSRWMRNKSDLTTTSTTSILPVDLNAFLLKMELDIAFLANLIGESSTVTHYTEASQNRQKAMNSILWNAEMGQWLDYWLGNSNTAEDIYKWDDLHQNKKSFASNFVPLWTETLRSDNITTQKVVQSLRSSGLLQPAGIAMTLSKTGQQWDFPNGWAPLQHIIIEGLSRSGLVEAKALAEDIAVRWLKTNCVTYKKTGTMHEKYDVTECGAYGGGGEYKPQTGFGWSNGVVLALLEEFGWPEDLKIDC